Proteins co-encoded in one Prunus persica cultivar Lovell chromosome G6, Prunus_persica_NCBIv2, whole genome shotgun sequence genomic window:
- the LOC18773813 gene encoding transcription factor MYB59 has translation MKMVQEENIRKGPWTEQEDFNLVCFVGLFGDRRWDFIAKVSGLNRTGKSCRLRWVNYLHPGLKRGKMTPQEERLVLELHSKWGNRWSRIARKLPGRTDNEIKNYWRTHMRKKAQEKKRAASPSSSSSNCSSSSNITSTEGGASFYDTGGLEIKASSGAKKTGGDHQEQEDDKKRDQKEYSLDDIWKDINLPEVNSIEPVYNGYSEEACNIISCPLMASPAPWEYCSDSLWEMDEEESKMFLPTTSDQFLSCFEYGKASLIG, from the exons ATGAAAATGGTTCAAGAGGAAAACATCAGAAAGGGCCCATGGACAGAGCAAGAGGACTTCAACCTGGTGTGCTTCGTGGGCTTGTTTGGAGACAGACGTTGGGACTTCATAGCTAAGGTATCAG GTTTGAACAGAACAGGTAAGAGTTGCAGGTTAAGATGGGTTAATTACTTGCACCCTGGCCTCAAAAGAGGCAAGATGACCCCTCAAGAAGAGCGCCTGGTGCTTGAGCTCCACTCCAAATGGGGAAATag ATGGTCAAGAATTGCTAGAAAATTACCTGGGAGGACAGATAATGAGATTAAGAATTACTGGAGGACTCATATGAGGAAGAAGGcacaagagaaaaagagggCTGCATccccatcatcatcttcttccaactgtTCTTCATCCTCAAACATCACCTCAACTGAAGGAGGAGCAAGCTTTTATGACACGGGTGGGCTTGAAATCAAGGCATCATCAGGAGCAAAGAAAACTGGTGGAGATCATCAGGAGCAAGAAGATGATAAAAAAAGGGACCAAAAGGAGTACTCACTTGATGATATATGGAAGGATATCAATCTGCCAGAAGTGAACAGTATTGAACCAGTTTACAATGGCTATAGTGAAGAAGCCTGCAACATTATTTCTTGCCCATTAATGGCTTCTCCAGCACCATGGGAGTATTGCTCTGACTCTCTATGGGAAATGGATGAAGAGGAAAGTAAGATGTTTCTCCCAACTACAAGTGACCAATTTCTGTCCTGTTTTGAATATGGAAAAGCATCTCTAATTGGCtga
- the LOC18773179 gene encoding very-long-chain (3R)-3-hydroxyacyl-CoA dehydratase 2, translating into MPKLSNLYLLAYNSLQAVSWAVCLALSLSSFVSTKAVNGAYASAGDLIYFLQMVQFLEVIHGAVGLVPSGVVFPLMQWAGRAHFLFVLRQTHEVQESPSVFITFVAWSLSEVIRYPHYAFNCMGSCPSWITYLRYTAFIVLYPPGMAGETWLMYQALPFVKKTSLFPDLFAGLSYYNFLRVLLVCYPFLCLKLYLHMFKQRRSKLGKHPKKKKR; encoded by the exons ATGCCAAAGCTATCCAACCTCTATCTCTTGGCCTACAACTCTCTTCAGGCCGTTTCCTG GGCAGTTTGTCTCGCTTTAAGCTTGAGCAGCTTTGTCTCCACCAAGGCCGTCAATGGAGCTTATGCTTCTGCTGGAGACCTCATCT ATTTTCTCCAAATGGTTCAGTTCTTGGAAGTTATACACGGAGCGGTTG GTCTCGTGCCGAGTGGAGTGGTGTTTCCTCTGATGCAATGGGCAGGAAGGGCtcattttctgtttgttttgcGCCAAACCCATGAG GTCCAAGAGTCGCCATCAGTCTTCATAACTTTTGTTGCTTGGAGCTTAAGTGAG GTTATTAGGTATCCACATTATGCTTTTAACTGCATGGGAAGTTGCCCTTCATGGATTACCTATCTCAG GTACACTGCATTCATTGTCTTGTATCCTCCAGGGATGGCTGGTGAAA CCTGGCTTATGTACCAAGCACTTCCTTTTGTAAAGAAGACGAGCCTCTTCCCAGATTTATTTGCTGGCCTCAGCTATTATAACTTTCTGAGG GTTTTGCTTGTCTGCTACCCATTCCTCTGCTTGAAACTTTACCTGCATATGTTCAAGCAACGCCGATCAAAGCTGGGTAAACAccccaagaagaagaaaaggtga
- the LOC18772974 gene encoding probable aquaporin TIP1-2 produces MPVSRIAIGNPAEFGQPDALKAALAEFISVLIFVFAGEGSGMAFSKLTDGASTTPAGLIAAALAHAFALFVAVSIAANISGGHVNPAVTFGAFIGGNISLVRSVLYWIAQLLGAVIACLLLRFATGGLETSAFSLSSGVSVWNAVVLEIVITFGLVYTVYATALDPKKGNIGIIAPIAIGFIVGANILVAGAFDGASMNPAVSFGPAVVSWTWDNHWVYWLGPFIGAAIAALVYDLIYITPDTHEQLPTTDY; encoded by the exons ATGCCTGTCTCTAGAATTGCAATTGGAAACCCAGCTGAGTTTGGGCAGCCAGATGCTCTCAAAGCAGCTCTTGCTGAATTCATCTCAgttctcatttttgtttttgctggtGAAGGCTCTGGCATGGCTTTCA GCAAGCTAACTGACGGTGCTTCAACGACACCGGCTGGCCTTATAGCCGCTGCCTTGGCCCATGCCTTTGCACTTTTCGTGGCGGTTTCCATTGCAGCAAACATCTCCGGCGGTCATGTCAACCCTGCTGTCACATTTGGTGCCTTTATTGGCGGCAACATCTCTCTCGTCAGGTCTGTCTTGTACTGGATTGCCCAGTTGCTTGGAGCCGtgattgcttgcttgcttctcAGGTTTGCAACCGGTGGATTG GAAACATCTGCTTTCTCCCTATCAAGCGGTGTGAGTGTATGGAATGCTGTGGTGCTGGAGATTGTGATCACCTTTGGTCTGGTTTACACAGTTTATGCCACAGCCCTTGACCCAAAGAAGGGCAACATAGGCATCATTGCCCCCATTGCAATTGGTTTCATTGTTGGTGCCAACATCTTGGTTGCTGGTGCCTTTGATGGTGCATCCATGAACCCGGCAGTCTCCTTCGGACCCGCTGTCGTCAGCTGGACATGGGACAACCACTGGGTCTACTGGCTCGGCCCATTCATCGGCGCTGCCATTGCTGCCCTTGTCTACGATCTCATCTACATCACCCCAGACACACATGAGCAGCTCCCCACCACAGACTACTAA